The Austwickia sp. genome includes a region encoding these proteins:
- the clpS gene encoding ATP-dependent Clp protease adapter ClpS, with amino-acid sequence MSIAPAESQLELAEEHADLDVPWVTLVWNDPVNLMSYVTWVFRSYFGYPEAKAQALMLDVHHKGRAVVATGPREQMERHTEALQGYGLWATFQKDD; translated from the coding sequence GTGTCGATCGCGCCCGCGGAGAGCCAGCTGGAGCTGGCCGAGGAACACGCCGACCTCGACGTACCGTGGGTGACCCTCGTCTGGAACGACCCGGTCAATCTCATGAGCTACGTGACGTGGGTGTTCCGCAGCTACTTCGGCTACCCCGAGGCCAAGGCGCAGGCCCTCATGCTCGACGTGCACCACAAGGGCCGCGCGGTCGTCGCGACCGGCCCGCGGGAGCAGATGGAACGCCACACCGAGGCGCTGCAGGGCTACGGCCTGTGGGCCACCTTCCAGAAGGACGACTGA
- a CDS encoding isochorismatase family protein, whose amino-acid sequence MASTPRPGGSGGRARALVVVDVQNDFCEGGSLAVTGGAKVAADVADFLTRHRREYAAVVATADWHEDPGAHWANAPDGPQGPDFVDTWPVHCQAGTPGAQFHPAWAALTDPGQDGGVDAVFRKGRHEAAYSGFEGTTTEDDREVGLAAWLREAGIAEVDVVGIATDHCVRATALDAARHGFATRVLLDLTAGVAPDTTTKALAQLREAGVELAGTLPS is encoded by the coding sequence ATGGCCAGCACCCCGCGCCCCGGCGGCTCCGGTGGGCGCGCCCGCGCGCTCGTCGTCGTCGACGTCCAGAACGACTTCTGCGAGGGCGGTTCGCTCGCGGTGACCGGCGGAGCCAAGGTCGCCGCCGACGTGGCGGACTTCCTCACCCGACACCGCCGCGAGTACGCCGCCGTCGTGGCCACGGCCGACTGGCACGAGGACCCCGGCGCGCACTGGGCCAACGCACCCGACGGGCCGCAGGGACCCGACTTCGTCGACACCTGGCCGGTGCACTGCCAGGCGGGTACGCCGGGTGCGCAGTTCCACCCGGCCTGGGCGGCGCTGACCGACCCCGGTCAGGACGGCGGCGTGGACGCCGTGTTCCGCAAGGGGCGCCACGAGGCGGCGTACAGCGGTTTCGAGGGGACCACGACCGAGGACGACCGCGAGGTGGGCCTCGCCGCCTGGCTGCGGGAGGCGGGCATCGCCGAGGTCGACGTCGTGGGGATCGCCACCGACCACTGCGTCCGGGCCACGGCGCTCGACGCAGCCCGACACGGCTTCGCGACCCGCGTCCTGCTCGACCTCACGGCCGGGGTCGCCCCGGACACGACGACCAAGGCGCTCGCGCAGCTGCGCGAGGCCGGCGTCGAACTGGCGGGCACCCTGCCCTCATAA
- a CDS encoding DUF2017 domain-containing protein, with protein MAHGFRRERPPRRRGAGARGPVPCAYVARLDDDERALLASLMLQVLSIVAPPEPPALGDEFDRIMAEAGLEHLDADPGAPQSPAATPTGNDDLDDPERDPALDRLLPDAHRDDPLVAAEFRRMAAPGLRARKAANLESAIAALARTAEGGRSDGGRSDEVRLDEEEAQAFAVALTDVRLVVGERLQLRTDTDADRLELALAKGALDEEAAWMVAVYDFLTWLQETLAQAMLDRLDDAHG; from the coding sequence ATGGCGCACGGGTTTCGTCGGGAGCGTCCGCCCCGCCGGCGGGGGGCCGGGGCGCGGGGGCCGGTGCCCTGCGCGTACGTCGCCCGCCTCGACGACGACGAGCGGGCGCTGCTGGCCTCGCTGATGCTGCAGGTGCTCTCGATCGTGGCGCCGCCCGAGCCGCCGGCCCTCGGCGACGAGTTCGACCGGATCATGGCCGAGGCGGGCCTGGAGCACCTCGACGCCGACCCGGGCGCGCCGCAGTCGCCCGCCGCGACCCCGACCGGGAACGACGACCTCGACGACCCCGAGCGCGACCCGGCCCTGGACCGCTTGCTACCGGACGCACACCGGGACGACCCGCTGGTGGCGGCCGAGTTTCGGCGCATGGCGGCGCCCGGGTTGCGGGCCCGCAAGGCCGCGAATCTGGAGTCGGCGATCGCCGCGCTGGCCCGGACCGCCGAGGGTGGGCGCTCCGACGGGGGGCGGTCGGACGAGGTGCGCCTCGACGAGGAGGAGGCGCAGGCCTTCGCGGTCGCGCTGACCGACGTCCGTCTCGTCGTGGGGGAGCGCTTGCAATTGCGAACGGACACGGACGCGGACCGGTTGGAGCTGGCCCTGGCCAAGGGCGCCCTGGACGAGGAGGCCGCCTGGATGGTGGCGGTCTACGACTTCCTGACCTGGCTGCAGGAGACCCTCGCGCAGGCGATGCTCGACCGACTCGACGACGCCCACGGCTGA
- a CDS encoding acyltransferase codes for MHQQVANAAVRDRNRRTGSSGRRTYLPGLDGLRALAVTAVVLYHLDLPYVRGGFLGVDVFFVLSGYLISSQLWARCSLGAVRLWAFWAARIRRLLPAVLLLLVGATAAMLAAGRDQLGVFAGDVGAAATYTSNWWYILHERSYFESVGRPPVLAHLWSLAVEEQFYLLWPLLIAGLLRHAPDLRRARLALCSASLALAVASAAVLGLGSALTATPQLGDPSRWYFGTDSHASGLLLGAALAFRRGGAGFGPLTPALRPAGWRPTIFGVLALASLGVLVVVVDQYDPLLYRVGFALVAVLATVVVAVASRPGPLEAALSGRLLRYVGRRSYGLYLWHWPVVAFTRPELDLPWTGLRVALLRVTLTVVLAELSYRLVEDPVRRRGWRRAWACPAPADPLPTPAEAPLTPGQALGPGGAGGVNGVDKVRLAMAQLLAGLSLTLVVPPHVEFPDLRAPLAAPRHGVPKPVPTLTPDQVTPRRDLTMTVYGDSVALGAQPALTRWVGSVINQAREGQHSWTTLAQVGQDARAGRIDSDVVLIHTGDNGLVPQEQLRAALDALGGVPAVRQVVLVTPKVPRSWEARAVESIAGVAPDYATVQVADWHSHAKGHPEWFAADGIHLGPAGGEAYARLVLSRVTVAPKAP; via the coding sequence GTGCATCAGCAGGTCGCGAACGCCGCAGTTCGGGACCGCAATCGCCGTACCGGATCGTCCGGTCGACGCACCTACCTGCCGGGCCTCGACGGCCTCCGCGCACTCGCGGTCACCGCGGTCGTGCTCTACCACCTGGATCTTCCTTATGTCAGGGGAGGCTTCCTAGGGGTGGACGTCTTCTTCGTCCTCTCGGGCTACCTCATCAGCAGCCAGCTCTGGGCCCGCTGCTCGCTGGGCGCCGTACGGCTGTGGGCGTTCTGGGCCGCGCGGATCCGCCGCCTGCTGCCCGCCGTCCTGCTCCTGCTGGTGGGTGCGACCGCGGCGATGCTGGCCGCCGGGCGCGACCAGCTCGGGGTCTTCGCCGGGGATGTCGGGGCGGCGGCGACGTACACCTCGAACTGGTGGTACATCCTGCACGAGCGGTCCTACTTCGAGTCGGTGGGCCGCCCGCCCGTCCTGGCGCACCTGTGGAGCCTGGCCGTCGAGGAGCAGTTCTACCTGCTCTGGCCCCTGCTGATCGCGGGGTTGCTGCGGCACGCGCCGGACCTGCGGCGGGCGCGGCTCGCGCTCTGCTCCGCCAGCCTCGCCCTCGCGGTGGCCTCGGCGGCGGTCCTGGGCCTGGGCTCCGCGCTCACGGCGACCCCGCAGTTGGGGGACCCGAGCCGGTGGTACTTCGGCACCGACAGCCACGCCAGCGGGCTGCTGCTCGGCGCGGCGCTGGCGTTCCGGCGCGGGGGCGCCGGGTTCGGCCCGCTGACGCCCGCGTTGCGCCCGGCCGGGTGGCGGCCGACGATCTTCGGTGTCTTGGCGCTCGCCTCCCTCGGGGTCCTGGTCGTGGTCGTGGACCAGTACGACCCGCTGCTCTACCGCGTCGGCTTCGCCCTGGTGGCCGTGCTCGCGACGGTCGTCGTCGCGGTCGCCTCCCGGCCGGGTCCGCTGGAGGCCGCCCTGTCGGGGCGGTTGCTGCGGTACGTCGGGCGCCGGTCCTACGGCCTCTACCTGTGGCACTGGCCGGTGGTGGCGTTCACCCGCCCCGAACTGGATCTGCCCTGGACCGGGCTGCGGGTCGCGCTGCTCCGGGTGACCCTGACCGTCGTGCTCGCGGAGCTGTCCTACCGGCTGGTCGAAGACCCGGTACGCCGTCGCGGCTGGCGCCGGGCCTGGGCGTGCCCGGCGCCTGCGGACCCGCTCCCGACGCCTGCGGAGGCGCCGCTGACGCCGGGCCAGGCGCTCGGTCCTGGCGGCGCCGGTGGCGTCAACGGCGTCGACAAGGTGCGGCTGGCGATGGCCCAGCTGCTGGCGGGGCTCAGCCTGACCCTCGTCGTCCCGCCCCACGTGGAATTCCCCGACCTTCGGGCGCCGCTGGCAGCGCCCCGGCACGGCGTACCCAAGCCCGTCCCCACCCTCACCCCCGATCAGGTGACGCCGCGCCGCGACCTGACGATGACCGTTTACGGCGACTCGGTGGCCCTCGGCGCCCAACCCGCGCTGACTCGCTGGGTCGGGTCCGTGATCAACCAGGCCAGGGAGGGGCAGCACAGCTGGACCACGCTGGCCCAGGTCGGGCAGGACGCGCGGGCCGGGCGCATCGACTCCGACGTCGTGCTGATCCACACGGGCGACAACGGCCTCGTCCCGCAGGAGCAGCTGCGGGCCGCGCTGGATGCGCTCGGCGGCGTGCCCGCGGTGCGCCAGGTCGTGCTCGTGACGCCGAAGGTGCCGCGCAGCTGGGAGGCGCGGGCGGTCGAGAGCATCGCGGGGGTGGCACCCGACTACGCGACGGTCCAGGTCGCCGACTGGCACAGCCACGCCAAGGGGCACCCGGAGTGGTTCGCCGCCGACGGCATCCACCTCGGTCCGGCGGGCGGCGAGGCCTACGCGCGGCTGGTCCTCTCGCGAGTCACGGTGGCGCCCAAGGCCCCCTGA
- a CDS encoding nicotinate phosphoribosyltransferase, with the protein MTSTTTATSAPVRPSTALLTDHYELTMLQAALHSGAAHRRSVFELFGRRLPDGRRYGVVAGVGRALEALQDFTFGEAELAPLAAKRVVDDTTLDYLRDYRFTGSMWGYAEGEIYFPGSPLLIVEATFAEACILETVLLSIYNHDCAVASAASRMATAAGGRPLIEMGSRRTHEEAAVAAARAAYVCGFATTSNLEAARRYGIPSAGTSAHSFTLLHDTEEEAFRAQVTSLGKGTTLLVDTYDVAAAVKLAVEIAGPELGAVRLDSGDLVTQAHEVRAQLDALGATNTRIVVTSDLDEYAIAALAAAPVDAYGVGTSLVTGSGAPTAGLVYKLVSRTDDSGTMVDVAKKSKDKKSVGGRKFALRRVSDSGDAEAEVIGIGEAPTNDGNDRELLVELVRDGAVVADMSANAGRALHKRALAELPAGARRLSRGEPVIPTLYQDEVK; encoded by the coding sequence GTGACCAGCACGACCACCGCGACGAGCGCCCCTGTCCGCCCGAGCACGGCGCTCCTGACCGACCACTACGAACTGACGATGCTGCAGGCTGCGCTCCATTCCGGCGCCGCACATCGCCGCAGCGTCTTCGAGCTCTTCGGGCGGCGGCTGCCGGACGGCCGACGGTACGGCGTGGTCGCCGGCGTGGGCCGCGCCCTGGAGGCGCTCCAGGACTTCACCTTCGGCGAGGCCGAACTCGCCCCTCTCGCGGCCAAGCGGGTCGTCGACGACACCACCCTGGATTATCTGCGCGACTACCGGTTCACGGGGTCGATGTGGGGATACGCCGAGGGCGAGATCTACTTCCCCGGCTCCCCGCTGCTCATCGTGGAGGCGACCTTTGCCGAGGCCTGCATCCTGGAGACGGTGCTGCTGTCGATCTACAACCACGACTGCGCCGTCGCGTCGGCGGCCAGCCGCATGGCGACTGCGGCGGGCGGCCGGCCGCTGATCGAGATGGGCTCGCGGCGTACCCACGAGGAGGCCGCCGTGGCCGCGGCCCGCGCGGCGTACGTCTGCGGCTTTGCGACGACCTCCAACCTGGAGGCGGCGCGGCGCTACGGCATCCCCAGCGCGGGCACCTCGGCGCACAGCTTCACCCTCCTGCACGACACCGAGGAGGAGGCCTTCCGCGCGCAGGTCACGTCGCTCGGGAAGGGGACGACGCTGCTGGTGGACACGTACGACGTGGCCGCCGCCGTCAAGCTCGCCGTCGAGATCGCGGGCCCCGAGCTGGGCGCGGTCCGGCTCGACTCCGGCGACCTGGTCACGCAGGCCCACGAGGTCCGCGCCCAGCTCGACGCCCTCGGAGCCACCAACACCCGGATCGTCGTCACGAGCGACCTCGACGAGTACGCGATCGCGGCGCTCGCGGCGGCCCCGGTCGACGCGTACGGCGTGGGCACGTCCCTGGTCACCGGCTCCGGCGCGCCCACCGCGGGGCTGGTCTACAAGCTCGTCTCGCGCACCGACGACTCCGGCACGATGGTCGACGTCGCCAAGAAGAGCAAGGACAAGAAGAGCGTGGGCGGGCGCAAGTTCGCCCTGCGCCGGGTCAGTGACTCCGGCGACGCCGAGGCCGAGGTCATCGGCATCGGCGAGGCCCCCACCAACGACGGCAACGATCGAGAGTTGCTCGTGGAGCTGGTCCGGGACGGCGCCGTGGTCGCCGACATGAGCGCCAACGCCGGCCGAGCGCTGCACAAGCGCGCCCTGGCCGAACTGCCCGCCGGAGCCCGTCGGCTCTCCCGCGGCGAGCCCGTCATTCCGACCCTCTACCAGGACGAGGTGAAGTGA
- a CDS encoding DUF3039 domain-containing protein, with protein MPPDPFDPYGPGGPLGPGTATSVLEREETATQTQLSEPGDHERFAHYVRKEKILESALSGQPVIALCGKVWVPGRDPNRFPVCPVCKEIYEGLREPADGEE; from the coding sequence ATGCCGCCGGACCCGTTCGACCCGTACGGCCCTGGCGGGCCCCTCGGCCCCGGCACCGCCACCTCGGTCCTGGAGCGCGAGGAGACCGCGACCCAGACGCAGCTGTCGGAGCCGGGCGACCACGAGCGCTTCGCGCACTACGTCCGCAAGGAGAAGATCCTCGAGAGCGCCCTGTCGGGACAGCCGGTGATCGCCCTGTGCGGCAAGGTCTGGGTGCCCGGCCGAGACCCCAACCGGTTCCCGGTCTGCCCGGTCTGCAAGGAGATCTACGAGGGCCTTCGCGAGCCGGCGGACGGCGAGGAGTAG
- a CDS encoding transporter substrate-binding domain-containing protein, giving the protein MSPSPSGETCSPHRQEAPVSLISRRFATAALAAALVPLALAGCAKDETKPAAGGTSGSASGSGSGSAPAVKLIKDGTLLVCTHSGFKPFEYPEGGKIVGYDIDIADLIAKKVNAKTEVVDIDFAQITSGAAFAAKKCDMAAAGMTINDKRKAALGVSDPYFTSKQALLVKKDSPIKDLAGMKGKMLGVQTDTTGKEYAEKNVSVNGYQMKIFEDAASLSNAVKAGTVDGSLNDSGVMLNFAKDNADTAVVAQIDTQEQYGLATGKDNTAMLQLMNQVLKDFKADGSLGKIDQKWLGAKTS; this is encoded by the coding sequence ATGTCGCCCAGCCCGAGCGGGGAGACCTGCTCACCGCATCGCCAGGAGGCCCCCGTGAGTCTGATCAGCCGTCGCTTCGCCACCGCAGCCCTCGCCGCCGCCCTCGTTCCGCTCGCCCTCGCGGGCTGCGCGAAGGACGAGACCAAGCCCGCCGCCGGGGGCACCTCCGGCAGCGCCTCGGGGTCCGGCTCCGGTAGCGCCCCCGCGGTCAAGCTCATCAAGGACGGCACGCTGCTGGTCTGCACGCACTCCGGGTTCAAGCCGTTCGAATACCCCGAGGGCGGCAAGATCGTCGGCTACGACATCGATATCGCGGACCTCATCGCGAAGAAGGTCAACGCCAAGACCGAGGTCGTCGACATCGACTTCGCCCAGATCACCTCGGGCGCCGCGTTCGCCGCGAAGAAGTGCGACATGGCGGCGGCGGGCATGACGATCAACGACAAGCGCAAGGCCGCGCTCGGCGTCTCCGACCCGTACTTCACCTCCAAGCAGGCCCTCCTCGTCAAGAAGGACAGCCCGATCAAGGACCTCGCCGGGATGAAGGGCAAGATGCTCGGCGTCCAGACGGACACGACCGGCAAGGAGTACGCCGAGAAGAACGTCTCCGTCAACGGCTACCAGATGAAGATCTTCGAAGACGCGGCCTCGCTGTCCAACGCGGTCAAGGCCGGCACGGTCGACGGCTCGCTCAACGACTCCGGCGTCATGCTCAACTTCGCCAAGGACAACGCCGACACCGCCGTGGTGGCCCAGATCGACACGCAGGAGCAGTACGGCCTCGCCACCGGCAAGGACAACACCGCGATGCTGCAGCTCATGAACCAGGTGCTCAAGGACTTCAAGGCGGACGGATCCCTGGGCAAGATCGACCAGAAGTGGCTCGGCGCGAAGACCTCCTGA
- a CDS encoding RDD family protein, with translation MPSPPPGWYDDPAGSGRLRYWDGASWTGHLTDRPGQLAGEAGAEPGPSSAPLWGEAPSGEPSRPPVAGGPARPPVPVRPLPGRRAADGTLLAPWWRRLLAWAVDLGLTLAMGLPVTMAILATRWDQLAAWSQASQAASVRGSELPTPPPELVSAVAAAWTAATLVYFLYELIALTKFGTTWGRRLLHIRVRVTGDPGEPGRPGQPRALSMQAASRRSGVKVAGQIAGGTPVLGDLGVLFTLVDLGRGTLDRDRRTLHDLAGGTEVVMREPDRP, from the coding sequence ATGCCCTCACCTCCGCCCGGCTGGTACGACGACCCCGCGGGTAGCGGCCGACTGCGCTACTGGGACGGCGCGTCGTGGACCGGGCACCTGACCGACCGGCCGGGGCAGCTGGCGGGCGAGGCCGGGGCCGAGCCCGGGCCGTCGTCGGCACCGCTGTGGGGGGAGGCGCCGTCGGGAGAGCCCAGCAGGCCGCCGGTCGCCGGGGGACCGGCGAGGCCGCCGGTCCCGGTCCGGCCCCTGCCCGGCCGCCGGGCTGCCGACGGGACCCTGCTGGCGCCGTGGTGGCGTCGGCTGCTCGCGTGGGCCGTCGACCTCGGGCTGACGTTGGCCATGGGCCTGCCCGTCACGATGGCGATCCTCGCCACCCGCTGGGATCAGCTGGCCGCGTGGTCGCAGGCGAGCCAGGCGGCCTCGGTGCGCGGGAGCGAACTGCCCACGCCGCCGCCGGAACTGGTCTCCGCGGTCGCCGCGGCGTGGACGGCGGCGACGCTGGTCTACTTTCTCTACGAACTGATCGCCCTGACGAAGTTCGGCACCACGTGGGGGCGGCGCCTCCTGCACATCCGGGTGCGGGTCACCGGCGATCCGGGCGAACCCGGCCGCCCGGGCCAACCTCGCGCGCTGTCGATGCAGGCGGCGAGCCGGCGCAGCGGGGTCAAGGTCGCCGGTCAGATCGCGGGCGGCACGCCGGTCCTGGGCGATCTCGGCGTGCTCTTCACGCTCGTCGACCTGGGCCGCGGCACGCTGGATCGCGATCGCCGCACGTTGCACGACCTGGCCGGCGGGACCGAAGTTGTGATGCGGGAGCCGGACCGGCCTTGA
- a CDS encoding DEAD/DEAH box helicase yields MSTSAASHLSPAFPERAAWGTAAKLRAWQAEALEIYRGSSSRDFLAVATPGAGKTTFALRIATELLEAGIVQKITVVAPTEHLKTQWADAAARVGIHIDPNFTNAAGGTSADYDGIALTYAGVATRPRLHRSRTERWRTLVILDEIHHGGDARAWGDAIREAFEPATRRLALTGTPFRSDTNPIPFVRYEPDEAGIRRSASDYTYGYGQALADGVVRPVIFLAYGGAMRWRTKAGDEVGARLGEPLTKDMIAQAWRTALDPRGKWIPAVLAAADKRLTEVRRHVPDAGGMVIATNRTQARAYAAILLQLTGEPPTVVLSDDPKASASIETYAAAESRWLVAVRMVSEGVDVPRLAVGVYATSTATPLFFAQAVGRFVRTRRRGETASVFLPSVPAILAHAAALELERDHALDRAVKAAEEGLWAPEEALLEEANATRSTADLGDDQPGFEALASDAEFDHVLFDAEQYGFASAPGSADEEEYLGLPGLLEPDQVAHVLAEKQRRHARRTAARPARPDPGAADAPVAAHRALASTRKELNTLVGAYARKTGQPHAVVHAELRRDCGGPALDQATHEQVTARIDRIRAWFVGRR; encoded by the coding sequence ATGAGTACCTCGGCCGCCTCCCACCTGTCCCCAGCCTTCCCGGAGCGGGCGGCGTGGGGCACCGCCGCGAAGCTGCGCGCCTGGCAGGCCGAGGCGCTGGAGATCTACCGCGGCAGCTCGTCGCGAGACTTCCTGGCGGTCGCGACGCCGGGCGCCGGCAAGACGACCTTCGCCCTGCGCATTGCCACCGAGCTGCTCGAGGCGGGGATCGTCCAGAAGATCACCGTGGTGGCGCCCACCGAACACCTCAAGACCCAGTGGGCCGACGCGGCCGCCCGCGTCGGGATCCACATCGACCCGAACTTCACCAATGCGGCCGGGGGCACGAGTGCCGACTACGACGGGATCGCGCTGACGTACGCCGGGGTCGCCACCCGCCCGCGGCTGCACCGCAGCCGGACCGAGCGGTGGCGCACGCTGGTCATCCTCGACGAGATCCACCATGGCGGGGACGCCCGCGCCTGGGGTGACGCGATCCGCGAGGCCTTCGAACCGGCGACGCGGCGGCTGGCCCTCACCGGGACGCCGTTTCGCAGCGACACCAACCCGATCCCGTTCGTGCGCTACGAGCCCGACGAGGCCGGCATCCGCCGTTCGGCCAGTGACTACACCTACGGCTACGGCCAGGCACTCGCCGACGGCGTCGTCCGGCCGGTCATCTTCCTGGCGTACGGCGGGGCGATGCGCTGGCGCACCAAAGCCGGCGACGAGGTCGGCGCGCGCCTCGGCGAGCCGCTGACGAAGGACATGATCGCGCAGGCCTGGCGCACGGCCCTCGACCCGCGCGGGAAGTGGATCCCCGCGGTGCTGGCGGCCGCCGACAAGCGGCTCACCGAGGTCCGCCGGCACGTGCCGGACGCCGGCGGCATGGTGATCGCGACGAACCGGACGCAGGCCCGGGCGTACGCCGCGATCCTGCTCCAGCTCACCGGCGAGCCCCCCACGGTGGTGCTGTCGGACGACCCGAAGGCGTCGGCGAGCATCGAGACGTACGCCGCCGCGGAGTCCCGCTGGCTCGTCGCGGTGCGGATGGTGTCCGAGGGGGTCGACGTGCCGCGCCTGGCGGTCGGCGTCTACGCGACCTCGACCGCGACCCCGCTGTTCTTCGCGCAGGCCGTGGGCCGGTTCGTCCGGACCCGGCGGCGGGGGGAGACGGCGAGCGTGTTCCTGCCGAGCGTGCCCGCCATCCTGGCGCACGCGGCCGCGCTGGAGCTGGAGCGCGATCACGCCCTGGACCGGGCCGTCAAGGCCGCCGAGGAGGGGCTGTGGGCGCCGGAGGAGGCGCTCCTGGAGGAGGCGAACGCGACCCGCAGCACGGCCGACCTGGGGGACGACCAGCCCGGCTTCGAGGCTCTGGCCTCCGACGCGGAGTTCGACCACGTCCTGTTCGACGCGGAGCAATATGGGTTCGCCTCGGCGCCGGGGTCCGCCGATGAGGAGGAATACCTCGGCCTGCCCGGGCTGCTCGAGCCCGACCAGGTCGCCCACGTGCTCGCCGAGAAGCAGCGCCGGCACGCCCGGCGTACTGCCGCCCGACCCGCCCGACCCGACCCCGGCGCCGCCGATGCGCCCGTCGCCGCGCACCGGGCCCTGGCGAGCACCCGCAAGGAGCTCAACACGCTGGTCGGCGCCTACGCCCGCAAGACCGGCCAGCCGCACGCGGTCGTGCACGCGGAGCTGCGCAGGGACTGCGGCGGCCCCGCCCTGGACCAGGCCACCCACGAGCAGGTCACCGCGCGCATCGACCGAATCCGCGCCTGGTTCGTCGGGCGGCGCTGA
- a CDS encoding Lrp/AsnC family transcriptional regulator, translated as MNSGVDELDARIISVFTERPSIGVLGASRALGVARGTVQARLERLAERGVIRSMAPTISPAALGYPVTAFCSLQIRQTTGQSPVGEHLAHIPEVIEAYTITGTFDLFVIAVARSNEDLQRVIDAIVDHDDIQRASTQIALATHLERRTLPLVRAASEPEPARERDAAERQPRTA; from the coding sequence ATGAACAGCGGTGTAGACGAGCTCGACGCGCGGATCATCTCCGTGTTCACCGAGCGCCCCAGCATCGGCGTGCTCGGGGCCTCCCGCGCGCTCGGGGTGGCCCGGGGCACCGTCCAGGCGCGGCTGGAGCGGCTGGCCGAGCGCGGCGTCATCCGCTCGATGGCGCCGACGATCAGCCCGGCCGCCCTGGGTTATCCGGTCACCGCGTTCTGCAGCCTGCAGATCCGGCAGACCACGGGGCAGTCCCCCGTGGGCGAGCATCTGGCGCACATCCCCGAGGTCATCGAGGCCTACACCATCACCGGCACGTTCGATCTCTTCGTCATCGCGGTGGCGCGCAGCAACGAGGACCTGCAGCGGGTCATCGACGCGATCGTCGACCACGACGACATCCAGCGGGCCTCGACGCAGATCGCGCTGGCGACCCACCTCGAACGACGTACCCTGCCGCTCGTCCGCGCCGCGAGCGAGCCCGAGCCGGCCCGCGAACGGGACGCCGCCGAGCGGCAGCCGCGCACCGCCTGA
- a CDS encoding acetyl-CoA hydrolase, giving the protein MTPQQAAALVFARGDNPRVVVSGNGAVPWTMIGAIDAVVPEYRLFLLNGPVGLPDREGVTLESAFVGAGMRKSPRLQYYPARLSHVPEYFVKRFLTVDAVVVHTSEPWHGNLSLGCEVNIMPGVIEAARAAGALVIAQTNPTMPYTFGDGEYEVEMFDAIVPSDAPLTPHAHAAPATSAGAIDRAESARIIGNLVSERVASGSTLQLGIGEIPDATLAGLSKKRKLGIWTEMISDGILTLDDAGALDMGRLITASFVFGSLDLYQWLNRNPRVRLLRTETTNAPAQISQNPGMTSINTALQVDLMDQANASRINARIHSGFGGQTDFTVGAMHAPGGQAIMALRSWHPKANVSTIVPLLDEPVTSLQHTCVITENGVAECAGRSEKQQAENLIERAAHPSIRDELWEEARHLGLA; this is encoded by the coding sequence ATGACTCCCCAGCAGGCCGCCGCCCTCGTCTTCGCCCGGGGCGACAACCCCCGCGTCGTCGTGAGTGGCAACGGCGCCGTCCCGTGGACCATGATTGGGGCGATCGACGCGGTCGTCCCGGAATACCGCCTCTTCCTCCTCAACGGCCCGGTGGGCCTTCCCGACCGGGAGGGCGTCACGCTGGAATCCGCCTTCGTCGGCGCGGGGATGCGCAAGAGCCCGCGCCTGCAGTACTACCCGGCGCGCCTGTCCCACGTCCCCGAATACTTCGTCAAGAGGTTCCTCACCGTCGACGCGGTGGTCGTGCACACCTCCGAGCCGTGGCACGGAAACCTCAGCCTCGGCTGCGAGGTCAACATCATGCCCGGCGTCATCGAGGCCGCGCGCGCGGCCGGGGCGCTGGTCATCGCGCAGACCAACCCGACGATGCCGTACACGTTCGGCGACGGCGAGTACGAGGTCGAGATGTTCGACGCCATCGTCCCCTCCGACGCCCCGCTCACCCCGCACGCGCACGCCGCGCCCGCCACCTCCGCCGGGGCGATCGACCGCGCCGAGTCCGCGCGGATTATCGGCAACCTCGTCTCCGAGCGGGTCGCCAGCGGATCGACGCTGCAGCTGGGGATCGGCGAGATCCCCGACGCGACGCTCGCCGGGCTGAGCAAGAAGCGCAAGCTGGGGATCTGGACCGAGATGATCTCGGACGGCATCCTCACGCTCGACGACGCCGGCGCGCTCGACATGGGCCGGCTCATCACGGCGTCCTTCGTGTTCGGTTCGCTGGACCTCTATCAGTGGCTGAACCGCAACCCGCGGGTGCGGCTGCTGCGCACCGAGACCACCAACGCGCCGGCCCAGATCAGCCAGAACCCCGGCATGACCAGCATCAACACCGCCCTGCAGGTGGACCTCATGGACCAGGCGAATGCCTCGCGCATCAACGCCCGCATCCACTCCGGGTTCGGAGGCCAGACCGACTTCACGGTCGGCGCGATGCACGCCCCCGGCGGCCAGGCGATCATGGCGCTGCGCAGCTGGCACCCGAAGGCGAACGTGTCGACGATCGTGCCGCTGCTCGATGAGCCGGTGACCTCGCTGCAGCACACCTGCGTCATCACGGAGAACGGTGTCGCGGAGTGCGCGGGCCGCTCCGAGAAGCAGCAGGCCGAGAACCTCATCGAACGCGCCGCCCACCCGAGCATCCGCGACGAGCTCTGGGAGGAAGCGCGGCACCTGGGCCTGGCCTGA